The Lynx canadensis isolate LIC74 chromosome D1, mLynCan4.pri.v2, whole genome shotgun sequence genome has a segment encoding these proteins:
- the TRPM5 gene encoding transient receptor potential cation channel subfamily M member 5 yields the protein MGTWIPGPCPGLVPNGPRPHPDTGPQAWVTPASGLCSPPRVCPRQGLAAPRPWFCPEDPLAAAPPPPPHPWAPGAGSPALPPSGGGDRPGQKNPHLGLTVGGGVQEDSPVHYPVDEGSSRGPLCSLDNNHAYFVLVEPGPPGKGDGPTELRLRLEKHISEQRTGYGGTSSIEIPVLCLLVNGDPSTLERISRAVEHAAPWLILAGSGGIADVLAAFVNQPHLLVPQAVEKQFKEKFPGERLCWEDVMHWTQLLQNITSHPHLLTVHDFEQEGSEELDTIILKALIKACKSHSQEAQDYLDELKLAVAWDRVDIAKSEIFNGDVEWKSRDLEEVMMDALVSDKPEFVRLFVDNGADVADFLTFGRLQQLYRSAPPKSLLFDLLRRKHEEGRLTLAGLSAQQAREPPEGPPAFSLHEVSRLLKDFLHDACRGLYQAERGPAGRPEARKGLLDLNRKSENPWRDLFLWAVLQNRHEMAAYFWAMGQEGVAAALAACKILREMSHLEAGAEGGRGGSEAKYEQLALGLFSECYRSSEDRAFALLVRRNRCWSKTTCLHLATEADTKAFFAHDGVQAFLTKIWWGNMASGTAILRLLGAFLCPALIYTNLITFSEEALLRTVPEGLQELDGLDSERSLLCSPGSRRDALTGPPRARGDRGPRAAFLLTRWRMFWGAPVTVFLGNVVMYFAFLFLFTYVLLVDFRPPPQGPSGPEVTLYFWVFTLVLEEIRQGFFTDEDASLVKKLTLYVEDHWNKCDMVAIFLFVVGVTCRMLPSVFEAGRTVLAVDFMVFTLRLIHIFAIHKQLGPKIIIVERMMKDVFFFLFFLSVWLVAYGVTTQALLHPHDGRLEWVFRRVLYRPYLQIFGQIPLDEIDEARVNCSLHPLLQEGSASCPNLYANWLVILLLVTFLLVTNVLLMNLLIAMFSYTFQVVQGNADMFWKFQRYHLIAEYHERPALAPPFILLSHLSLALKRLFQKGAEQRRARLERDLVEPLDQKVVTWETVQKENYLSRLERQRKDSKEEVLRKTAHRVDIMAKYLGGLREQEKRIKHLESQVDYCTALLSSMAQGGSYRNSQNTEDGHQQASAGHREGVGSGGHPEAGRLLSDT from the exons ATGGGGACCTGGATTCCAGGGCCCTGCCCAGGACTGGTTCCCAATGGACCCAGGCCCCATCCGGACACCGGCCCGCAAGCCTGGGTGACCCCGGCAAGTGGCCTCTGCTCCCCGCCCAGAGTCTGTCCGAGGCAGGGCCTGGCAGCCCCACGGCCCTGGTTCTGTCCAGAGGACCCACTGgccgcagcccccccccccccgccacaccccTGGGCCCCAGGCGCCGGCAGcccggccctccctccctctgggggtggggacaggcctGGGCAGAAGAACCCTCATTTAGGGctcacggtgggggggggggtccaggaGGACAGCCCTGTCCACTACCCCGTGGACGAAGGCAGCAGCCGGGGCCCCCTCTGCTCCCTGGACAACAACCACGCCTACTTCGTCCTGGTGGAGCCTGGGCCTCCCGGGAAGGGGGACGGGCCGACGGAGCTGCGGCTGAGGCTGGAAAAGCACATCTCGGAGCAGAGAACCGGCTATGGGG GCACCAGCAGCATCGAGATCCCCGTCCTCTGTCTGTTGGTCAACGGCGACCCCAGCACCCTGGAg AGGATCTCCAGGGCCGTGGAGCACGCTGCCCCGTGGCTGATCCTGGCAGGCTCAGGGGGCATCGCGGACGTGCTGGCTGCCTTCGTGAACCAGCCCCACCTCCTGGTGCCCCAGGCGGTGGAGAAGCAGTTCAAAGAGAAGTTTCCCGGAGAACGTTTGTGCTGGGAGGATGTCATGCACTGGACCCAGCTG CTGCAGAACATCACCTCCCACCCACACTTGCTCACCGTGCACGACTTCGAGCAGGAGGGCTCCGAGGAGCTGGACACCATCATCCTCAAGGCCCTGATAAAAG CCTGCAAGAGCCACAGCCAGGAGGCGCAGGACTACCTGGACGAGCTCAAGCTGGCCGTGGCCTGGGACCGCGTGGACATCGCCAAGAGCGAGATCTTCAACGGGGACGTGGAGTGGAAG TCCCGCGACCTGGAGGAGGTGATGATGGACGCGCTGGTGAGCGACAAGCCCGAGTTCGTGCGCCTCTTCGTGGACAACGGCGCCGACGTGGCGGACTTCCTGACGTTCGGGCGGCTGCAGCAGCTGTACCGCTCGGCGCCCCCCAAGAGCCTGCTCTTTGACCTGCTGCGGCGCAAGCACGAGGAGGGCCGGCTGACGCTGGCCGGCCTGAGCGCCCAGCAGGCCCGCGAGCCGCCCGAGGGCCCGCCCGCCTTCTCCCTGCACGAGGTGTCCCGCCTGCTCAAGGACTTCCTGCACGACGCCTGCCGCGGGCTCTACCAGGCG GAGCGGGGCCCGGCCGGGCGGCCCGAGGCCCGGAAGGGGCTGCTGGACCTGAACCGAAAGAGCGAGAACCCGTGGCGGGACCTGTTCCTCTGGGCCGTGCTGCAGAACCGCCACGAGATGGCCGCCTACTTCTGGGCCATG GGCCAGGAGGGGGTGGCCGCCGCTCTGGCCGCCTGCAAGATCCTCCGTGAGATGTCCCACCTGGAGGCGGGGGCCGAGGGGGGCCGCGGCGGGAGCGAGGCCAAGTACGAGCAGCTGGCCCTGG GCCTCTTCTCCGAGTGCTACCGCAGCAGCGAGGACCGCGCCTTCGCCCTGCTGGTGCGTCGGAACCGCTGCTGGAGCAAGACCACCTGTCTGCACCTGGCCACCGAGGCCGACACCAAGGCCTTCTTTGCCCACGACGGGGTGCAG GCTTTCCTGACCAAGATCTGGTGGGGGAACATGGCCTCGGGCACGGCCATCCTGCGGCTGCTGGGGGCCTTCCTCTGCCCGGCCCTCATCTACACCAACCTCATCACCTTCAG CGAGGAGGCCCTGCTGAGGACGGTCCCCGAGGGCCTCCAGGAGCTGGACGGCCTGGACTCAGAGAGGAGCCTGCTGTGCAGCCCGGGCAGCCG GCGGGACGCGCTGACCGGGCCACCAAGGGCTCGGGGTGACCGAGGTCCACGTGCTGCCTTCCTGCTGACGCGCTGGCGGATGTTCTGGGGGGCGCCCGTGACCGTGTTCCTGGGGAACGTGGTCATGTACTTTGCCTTCCTGTTCCTGTTCACCTACGTCCTGCTGGTGGACTTCAGGCCACCTCCCCAGGGGCCGTCTGGGCCCGAGGTCACCCTGTACTTCTGGGTCTTCACACTGGTGCTGGAAGAGATCCGGCAG gGATTCTTCACGGACGAGGACGCGAGTCTGGTGAAGAAGCTCACCCTCTACGTGGAAGACCACTGGAACAAGTGCGACATGGTGGCCATCTTCCTGTTCGTCGTCGGCGTCACCTGCAG gatgCTGCCCTCAGTGTTTGAGGCGGGTCGCACGGTCCTCGCCGTGGACTTCATGGTGTTCACGCTCCGACTCATCCACATCTTCGCCATCCACAAGCAGCTGGGCCCCAAGATCATCATTGTGGAGCGGATG ATGAAGGAcgtctttttcttcctcttcttcctgagtGTGTGGCTGGTGGCCTACGGCGTGACCACACAGGCCCTGCTGCACCCCCACGACGGCCGCCTGGAGTGGGTTTTTCGCCGCGTCCTCTACCGGCCTTACCTGCAGATCTTCGGGCAGATCCCGCTGGACGAGATCGATG AAGCCCGCGTGAACTGCTCCCTACACCCCCTGCTGCAAGAGGGCTCAGCCTCCTGCCCTAACCTCTATGCCAACTGGCTGGTCATCCTCCTGCTGGTCACCTTCCTGCTGGTCACCAACGTGCTGCTCATGAACCTGCTCATCGCCATGttcag CTACACGTTCCAGGTGGTGCAGGGCAACGCGGACATGTTCTGGAAGTTCCAGCGCTACCACCTCATCGCGGAGTACCACGAGCGCCCCGCCCTGGCCCCGCCCTTCATCCTCCTCAGCCACCTGAGCCTGGCGCTCAAGAGGCTCTTCCAGAAGGGCGCTGAGCAGAGGCGGGCGCGCCTGG AGAGAGACTTGGTGGAGCCCCTGGACCAGAAGGTGGTCACCTGGGAGACGGTTCAGAAGGAGAACTACCTGAGCAGgctggagagacagaggaaggacagCAAGGAGGAGGTTCTGAGGAAAACCGCCCACAG